The bacterium genome contains a region encoding:
- the argF gene encoding ornithine carbamoyltransferase: MIYLIDLAEDFKHKKKMGIRGNSLRRKNIALIFEKHSTRTRCAFTVAARDEGGQSEYLGTQDIHFGKKESIVDTARVLGRMFDGIAFRGFKQKTVEQLAKYSGIPVWNGLTDEWHPTQILADLLTIREYFERLKGLKVVYIGDGRNNVANTLMVGCAKAGMHFVDCAPAELAPSADLCRDVGLMAASRGGSVTVTTNPLEAVQGANVIYSDVWVSMGEEDQFAERLRLLRPYQITMDLMRHTGNLESRQAIFLHCLPAFHDYETDVTREIGPMEVTDEVFEAPFSKVFDEAENRVHTIKAVMVASLA; encoded by the coding sequence ATGATCTATTTGATCGATCTTGCTGAGGATTTCAAGCACAAGAAGAAAATGGGAATTCGGGGAAATTCCCTGCGCCGCAAAAATATCGCCCTGATTTTCGAGAAGCATTCAACACGCACCCGCTGTGCATTCACCGTGGCGGCGCGGGATGAGGGTGGCCAGTCGGAATATCTTGGCACTCAGGATATCCACTTTGGCAAGAAGGAGTCCATTGTCGATACGGCCCGTGTTTTAGGACGGATGTTCGATGGGATCGCCTTCCGGGGCTTCAAACAAAAGACGGTGGAGCAATTGGCCAAGTATTCCGGTATTCCCGTCTGGAATGGGCTGACGGATGAATGGCACCCCACCCAGATTCTGGCGGATCTGCTGACGATTCGGGAATATTTTGAACGTCTTAAAGGCTTGAAAGTGGTTTACATTGGCGATGGCCGCAACAATGTGGCCAATACCCTGATGGTTGGATGTGCCAAGGCGGGAATGCATTTTGTTGACTGTGCGCCTGCTGAGCTGGCACCGTCAGCAGATTTGTGTCGGGATGTGGGCCTTATGGCCGCTTCCCGTGGTGGAAGTGTAACCGTTACGACGAATCCTCTGGAAGCGGTCCAGGGTGCGAATGTCATCTATTCAGATGTCTGGGTCTCGATGGGGGAGGAAGATCAGTTTGCTGAGCGATTGAGATTGCTTCGGCCTTATCAGATCACGATGGATCTCATGCGCCATACGGGAAATTTGGAGTCTCGCCAGGCTATTTTCCTTCATTGTCTTCCGGCTTTTCATGATTACGAGACGGACGTAACCAGGGAGATCGGGCCCATGGAGGTGACGGACGAAGTTTTTGAGGCACCCTTCTCTAAAGTCTTTGATGAAGCGGAGAACCGGGTTCATACAATCAAGGCGGTTATGGTGGCGTCTTTAGCGTAA